Proteins from a genomic interval of Sulfitobacter indolifex:
- a CDS encoding cation transporter gives MVESEFSGKNEKERQTLWIVLGLNLAIAAGFFATGAIGDSSALIANGLDNTSDSLVYGISLLALSRSSKWKRGAANVSGGLLLIFAVGILIDAWRRYVGGSEPLGTLMIAMSLIAAVVNLACIWLLGRLKEPDVNIRAANTFSLNDFASNGGILIAGGLVWWLGSNWPDLVVGVAVAGIAAWGGIGILRDAHDEHHKAVHNHQPE, from the coding sequence ATGGTCGAAAGCGAATTCAGCGGGAAGAATGAAAAAGAGCGCCAGACGCTCTGGATTGTTCTCGGTCTCAATCTCGCAATCGCTGCGGGGTTCTTCGCCACGGGAGCTATCGGCGATTCCAGCGCCCTGATCGCCAATGGTCTCGACAACACATCCGACAGCCTCGTCTATGGCATCAGCCTTCTGGCCTTGTCCCGGTCGTCGAAGTGGAAGCGGGGTGCCGCGAACGTATCCGGCGGATTGCTTCTGATCTTTGCGGTTGGCATTCTGATTGACGCTTGGCGGCGCTATGTCGGCGGTTCCGAACCGCTCGGAACTCTGATGATCGCAATGTCGCTGATCGCTGCGGTCGTCAACCTCGCCTGCATCTGGCTGCTCGGGCGACTGAAGGAACCGGACGTGAACATCCGGGCCGCCAACACCTTCAGCCTCAACGATTTCGCATCGAACGGCGGCATCCTGATCGCGGGCGGTCTCGTTTGGTGGTTGGGCAGCAACTGGCCCGACCTCGTTGTCGGGGTCGCGGTGGCTGGCATCGCGGCGTGGGGCGGCATAGGCATCCTGCGGGACGCGCATGACGAGCATCACAAGGCAGTTCACAATCACCAACCAGAATAG
- a CDS encoding YnfA family protein, translating into MNAAIAYPLAAVAEISGCFAIWAWWRLGASPLWLAPGIIALALFGWLLAQVETSAAGRAFAAYGGIYIGASMLWMWFVEGERPDRWDFIGTSICLIGAAIILSVPRGT; encoded by the coding sequence TTGAACGCCGCAATTGCCTATCCGCTGGCTGCTGTCGCGGAGATCAGCGGGTGTTTCGCCATCTGGGCGTGGTGGCGTCTTGGGGCATCACCGCTCTGGCTCGCACCCGGCATAATCGCGCTCGCGCTTTTCGGCTGGTTGCTGGCGCAGGTCGAAACCAGCGCAGCGGGCCGCGCTTTCGCAGCCTATGGCGGCATCTACATCGGGGCCTCCATGCTCTGGATGTGGTTCGTCGAGGGCGAGCGACCTGACAGATGGGACTTCATAGGGACGTCCATCTGTTTGATCGGTGCCGCGATTATTCTTTCGGTGCCCAGAGGGACGTAA